In Pleuronectes platessa chromosome 8, fPlePla1.1, whole genome shotgun sequence, the genomic stretch AAAGAAAAGCCACAACAACTGGCTTGGTGATAAAATGATGGGATGCAGGTTTTGTATGAAGAAATTCATACAATCTGCTTTTCCCATGCTTCAgaagtttgttttaaatgtaggttaaacaatttaaattatcGATATAAACTTGCAGTTTGAATACAAGTTTCATATTGGACATAAGCATAATGTGATCTTTGTGTGAAggacaataaataaaagtgcaTTATACAATTtggcattttttaaatttagcaGTAGATTAACGGGGGGAATTATTTGCTGCAGCATTATTAAAATACACGTTCATTGTTGCCTTCACAAAGGcgggatacacacacactaatgcagCAACAAAAAGTAAACGGTGCACAATATGTGACATTAAAATGGCGGACAACCTGGTTACCAGAAGTCGCTGTTGCTCAATAGAAGCTGCATTTAAATCTGCACATTAGTGGGAATGAGAGGATGCCTGTAACTGGCAGTGGATCCGCAGTGTCTAAGATCAACTGGTTTCCTGATAACTGGAGCGTGTTGCCTCAATAAACCCCACAATGGCACCTTATCGCTCGGGTCATCATTAGCAAAcactagcagcagcagcagctagccgAGCCACCTAGCATCCTCACCTGCTTTGTGCCGCGCTGGTTCTGGGCTTTGCTCCGCTGGTTGTTCTGCAGGGCTCCCAGCACGGTCCTGCTGGCCGCCTGCTTCGGGACCATGTTCTCCTGGTTCTCGGTGGCCGCTCGGCTCTTCAGCGGGCCCCGGAGCCTTGACAGCGTGTTCTCCTGGTTGTGATGCTCGCTAGCCGCCGCAGCGCCCGCTCCCCTGTTAGCCCCTGACATGTCTGTGCGGGTGGTTCCACGAAGCTTCCCGCTGCTGCTCGGAGCTTCTTTAACCCCCGGGtggaataaaaaatacacaaacaacgACTTGCAAAGAGCGGCACTGGAGCTCGAACGGAGGCTAgcgttagctgttagctcacaGAGGGATTGTTGCAGCAACGTTCACGAAACAACACGATGCGGTTGAAATGACAACGGCGCAGGCGAAACGTGGGGAAACCAGTAAAAACACGCAAACCAGCGGGTCGGGATCTGCAGGTCGGTGGGAAAATAAAGACTTGTTAAGGCGCCATACTCGTCCAAGCTCCACGAATTGACCAGCGACCTGCAGTAAGAGAAGTGAACAGCTGAGCTCGGTTCATTCACACCCTGACGCTCTTTCTCCCAGTTCAAGTAGCCCGCGAGGATTGaaacggaccaatcacaggcctCGCCGGTAGTGACGTTCGGGAGTGTAAGGGAGCCGAAAGGGGGACAATCTGCGTGATTAGAAAATTCAAAACAGGTTTGAGGGAGAAAGTCGCACATGGAGGAAAAAGTCAACAGcaatacacatttaaaacaaatcattCAACAGCTCAATGGAAAGTGATtgagtttaaataaaaataacaatgttACTGTTAAAGTATTGACATCATTATATAGGGTCATataagtatatataataataataagctttatttatatagcaaatTTTAAacgtttacaaagtgctttgacatCAAATcaagaaaagtaaatataagacaaattatgattttacAACCATATGTGGATTTGACTTAAAATACACTTGCATCAGTCCAATGTTGTCTATTTGCAGGAAACTCCTCgactctgatttatttatttattgttttttaactttataaGAGTGGAACTGTACAAAGTACAGATGAGTAAATTATACCAGATGATGGTTAAATAGACAGTATTTATCAATAGgataaattcaatgtttgtctGGTCCAGGAATTTGGTGACAATAAGAAATATGGATTATTGCCACTGATATCTTTTCTAATATTACAGCTGGTGAAGATGAGGGCTACttgtaataatatatattttggttatattttttattattagtcTGAAACAGAAGTTAGAGGATAAGAGTGATCATGTTTCCCTTTTcccttttgaaaataattgaaaattaaaaaaccttTACCACAGTGATACTGAAGTACACTCCTGCTTCTGCCTTACATGAATtgacaacacaaaacacttaaTGGTTGCTACAAACCTTAAGTTGTTTTATCATTTGTTGCCTTTttgattttaaagttttatttcagaTCCATTACTTTCCTTTATTTTAGTAAAAGTAAGAACTGCACAACACAATTCGACTGCATTACAAATTAAAGTTCTGAATTAATAGTGTGATGTAAAGATACAAAAGTATTGTCAACAAAATAAAGTGCTCATTGTCCACAATGATGTattattttgtcacttttaTCTGTGCGTTAACCTAGACAATCAATATTTACAAGCACACATTTGTAGAGGTGATAATTTATGATTTCAATTTGAGTGTGTTGTATGAAAAATATAATCAACACATCTGTCATATGAGAAAGATGAATCTTGCAGGGATTAAAAAGACAATGACATTTTTATGAATTCACTCATGATATTTatgatataaaaatatacatgaCATGTGCTTCTAAACTTGTTTATATTTGGTAACTGAAACTCCAAACCTAAACTGAAGCTACAACTTAAAAAAGTAACCTGCACCATGTGTGAAACCTTGAGTAGTTTATTAATTGCCACTCTTGTTTTTAGATGCTATcaaaatacattataaatatttaaataatgtacacaaCATTTAGGACCAACAGTTTCTAAAGGACAGTAGGACAACAGGACATTTTGACACGTGACACATCTaccataaaacaaaacatttgtatttactgTACAAAAATAGCTCAACCCTATGACATCATGCCTCACTGAAAAAGTCTAACAGAGAATTTAAGTCATAATTATCGAGTATCTCCAGTAATGAGGAGACTTTGGTTTTCACATTCTGCCCTTTGAATTTGAACTTGTCAATGAAGAGGTCTGTGATCATTCCTgcaggaaagacaaagaaacaaaaagttATGAGTTATCATCATTCTAATGCTCTGGATTAGATAAAGTACAGTGAATAATACAATGATGATTTAAATGTGCCAGTTAAACACTGCACCATAAAGCCTCTCGAGGTGTGCCGGCTGCTTCTTGTACTCCTCGAGGAGATCCGCGGACTCGTCTAAGATGTTGCGATACTCTGGGATGAGGAAGTCGGCGTTCCCCTCGTGAACCTGAAGCTcctgaggaaagagagaggtggACATAGAGAATGCGTGAGAGCTTGTTGCTTCAACCAAAGGAGCGGGGTAACAGGATAAAGTTAGttttggacatttgcgttcttgCACATAGGTCCTCTGGATAACGTTTAGAGTTGCAGTGTTCAAACAGACGGCGAAACTTTATTCCCAAAACCTTTAGTCTATACTCACTTTAAGAGCATCAATAAGCTGAACCTTTCGAGCCAGTAACAACTGGCACTCCAGTTTGGGATGGATCATTTTGAGGGTGTGGCTCACTGAGTCATCGTTGATATCTGgaagataaataatcaaaaagacatttaaacaaGATTCAATACTATAATACACTAAACATTAGAATATGACAAATATAAACCCACCATATGAACTGTTGAGATTGATTTTCCTCTTGGTAGCTTCTTTAGAGAGGACATCACTTAGTATGGAGATGGTGGAGATGTTGTCTGACCTGAAGTGACCCTCTCCTTTGCTTTATTACGAATACAGAAAAAGCTGATTAGATTCCAGAAGATTTTAACACAAATCACCaaggaacattttaaatttaaataaatcttttttagGGTATTTGGCAGGATATGAAATTGTATAACCCCTTGTCAGTTATCTCATTATTTctacacacaaatatatgtgTAATCATTGTGTCTTTCTAGTGTGAGCTTGTGTTTACCAGTAATTGGCTTCAAGCTGTGTGCCGAGGAAAGTGTTGTGGAAATGAAAAGTGATGCTCTCTCCTGCTGGTGTTTTCTCAGGGACCTCGGGCAAACAGAAGACCACCCAGGAGTGGATCTCAGCAAAACTGAACTGCCCCACCAGACTGAGCCTGTTCATGGGCCTgtaggacagacacacacaccgacaatATCATTTGTAATGCTCTAAATCCAGCCTGAATCCAAATGAGTGATGTTGCCATTTCAAATATTGATTTCAGCCAGACTCTCCTCAAGACAATTCCTCAGCAGTCTCTACCTGTCTTGGTCTATGCTGTGTGTGCGCTGGTGGAGGGACAGAGGTTTGATATGGTACTGGCGGACCTGGCAGGTCTTGGGTTGCAATCTTGGGGTAATGTAGGCCTGCAGGGTGCCATACTGTCCCTCAATGGACCGCACCTGTGAAAACAATTTATCAtagatgaaaacacatttttccagaACAGGAATGTGGCAGCACAACTAGTATAATATACAGCTTAGAACTGTCTGTCACACCCAAGCACTTATTGTGATATAATGTTTTTGTACAAGTGAATGAGGTCTAATAAACACTAACTTCAGTATGTAAAAGAAAATTCCCCCTGATACACACGTTCTGATGCAGTTGTTACCTTGAGCTCAAGTCTGGTTGTGTTCGCCTGACATCTGTACGTGGCCAAGAGGAAGTTCCCATTGGGCTGCTGCGAAAGTCAGAGGTaagagttagagagagaggcttctggtttctttctttattttcactgcACGTTTTAACACGGCTCACCTCAGAGTCACATTCACTGAAACTGACCACAGCTGAGTTTTTATCCACATCCAGCAGATCGATGGGGACGTCGCTCTGCAAAGTGGATTCATCTTTAACTGACATTTCGACTTAAACTTAAAGTTGGACTGTTACTAGGGGTTAGAATGAAGGTTGGTTGCAGAGAGTACCTGGAGCAGCAGATTGTCGATGGCAGTCTGCACCTCCAGCGTGAGGCTGTAGCTGGCGTCGTCCTGGCAGAGGGTGAACTTGTCGTTGATGCTGAAGACGGGCACAGCGGAGACGGCCGTGCTGGACTGAGACGTCTGCTGGTACTGCTCTCGTCCCTGCAGGACCTTGACCTGCAGCTGGTCCAGCTCGGCCCTGATAATGAACCACATACTGACCTGAAGAATGGATTGATTTTGAAATCACACTCTAACTAATATGTATATATCTTAAGTCAAGGTACAAGAACATAGTGTATAATTAGAAAAGAAGTAGTATTACCTGAGTGCTTCTACCTTGGACTGGGTCTCCTTACTCATCTTGACCTCGTCTCCGGGACCGGCCTCGGCCTTCTGGGGCTCAGTGGTTAAACCAGTCACCCATCCTGGAAGAGGGGATGACAGTTATTCAGAATATGCCACTACTACGGTTCGAAAACTTAAGCTGTTGtgtttcaatatatttttaaacctgTGTATGTGGCAGTCAAGACCTCATCATACGACTCCTTCCCCACGCAGCCACCCTGGATGGAAGTCACGCTCTCTGATAGAACCTGAAGGGAGAAAAACCTGTCCGTCAACGAGGGAGTGCTATGCTCAGGATATCACATTATCCTGTGAAAGACACTggacttttaaaaacatttaagaaaaggCAACAAATCATTTAATGTGAATactatttttcttttcagaaaTTTATGAAAGCCCTATGTTTTTGTTATTGGAGTGAGTATATAAATACACTTACATGATCAAAACGTAAAGTGGGTTCACTGGAGCTGTCGAAACCATAAACTTCCACCGTCCCGTCATCCCTTCCCACCAGAATGTCATTCACTCCATCTCCGATAATGTCAAAAGTGTCAATGCAAAGAATTCCTGATGGGGGACAGGAAAGAGTAACTGTGATATGAAATCAACaacaagaaggaaaacaaatgtatacCAACTATGGGAATGAAGCAGCCATGATTGTCAGTTTAGATTCTTGTACACACCATGATTTATCCATTTCACATGCTTCACTCTGGTATAGTCCCATGAAAAACATacctcctttctttttctcattgTCGATCTCCCATTTGGTCGCAGCTGATTGCTCACCGATCTGGACCAAACCAATTTTACCGTCTGTAGTTCCGAACAGAACATCCTCTCCTGTAGAGAAATCACAGACATTATGTTTGGTCTGTTCCATATAAAACAATGTGATGCCTTTTACCCCCCAATACACAGAGCACAGAGAAGTTAATAACTTACCTCCATCTTTGTTGTACCTTTCTAGGACTGATGGAGGTCCGGGCACTTCAATGTCATAAACAAGCTCAGATCCCTGGAGTGAAAAACATGTCGGAAACATTTTCCTCTGATTGTTGGAGGTAGAACTACGGAGAAGAGTAAAAAGCTTAGTTTACCTGAAGGACTCTGAGAACCCGGTCTTGGCATGCGAGGACTGGAATTTGGCGCGTCAGGTTCTCTGATGACAAACATGCGATATCATTGATTTTGTCTCCAGAGAGATAGTAGTCCTGGTCCTTGCAGTCACAGTAGTGGTTGTAGATGTAACTTGCACAAACAAAGAGGTCAGCGCCTGAGACGTGCCTGAAAAAGGAGAGAACCAAACATCAGCCAGCGAAgcaaaaaccacacagctctGAGTCAGTGAATCAAGCAGAGGAAGGTATTACATGGCATTAATGTTCTCAGTGAGGTTGGCATCAAAGGTGAGGAACTGTTTCCCTTTCTTTGTGAATCCTCGGACCTGAGAACCAGAACAAACAAAGATCTTCTCCTGCGGTGTCCCCGCAGCTCCTCCCAGGTCCAGTCGGGATATTTTCTGCCCAGGGAGTGTTTTAAACACAGGCTGAAACAGAAAGTCACATTTCTTACTGTTAGGAACAAGAAATCGACCCATTAAGATCCAATAGGCTTtagaataaagaaatgaaaatctAAACCAGGACACACATACCACAGCTTCTCCCTTCTTCATCCCAAAACATGTGACGATTCCATCGTGATCAGCTATAGCAACCTGAGACAAAGAAGAGACAAATCAAGCAAAATGAAGTTGTGATATCAAAATATAACAAGTTCATGTTATATGTTATGCACTTGTTTAACTCTGACATTATAATTACCTTTTGAGAGGCCTTCTTTCCTAATGCTGGCAGCAGCCTCATCGTTTTCTGAGTGGTCACACCAACCTGTGAGGAGAAAGACGACCATGTATtgaaacagaggagaaaatgtCCTAAATACACTTGATCTATTTCTAGGCTAGTTGAATTGTCTCTCATAGGAATAAGAACTGTCTCAGATTAGTTAAAAGTATTAAATAAATGACATTTTATAGAAGACCTATAAAATAAGAAGTTAGATAAAATCAGGAATGGCTCTGAGATAACGGATTTAAGCATCTGAAACTACAAACTGGCTCCTATGGTGCTTACAGGTCTTAAATGTAAATGGGGGTAAAGCCATTGAGAAGAGCCTTAAAAGCAATTAATAATAGTAGTAATCTAAGTGTGGACTGTTTGGAAAACAATTAATAATCTTGAGTAATAGCATAATACTCAAAGTGTCTCAAACACATTTCTCTTAAAATaactacaaacaaacagaagagcAGCTCAACACTGTGACAGAAACTTGACATGATCTCTACCTGGATATAATCCACTCGATTCAGGTGGAGCTCCATCTTCCTTCTGCACCGGGGATCTAAGAGCTGGAACCTGGGGCAGATCTGACAGGTGATCCGGTGATAAACCCTACATGGAGGTTCAGTGGTGGAGACTCACAATGTGTCGGCTACACACCAGCAACACACTTCCGTCCGGGGTACAAAACAAGAGGGGCTGGGATTATCCCGAAGCGAGGAGATTAGCCCGGtgtgctaacgttagctagcaaGGCTAATTGGCTAACGCGATTTATCCGCACGCCAACTGTGTGTTTTCAACTAAAACCAGTAGAGAAACTCACGAACAACAGCAACCAacgaagaagaaaacaacaccGGAACAAAGCAGACGTCGCTGTTTGGTGTAAAGTGGAACCGGAAGTTCCTTAATATCGAGATTATTCTGATAAAACCGAAGCTTCTGAGACACAGATGTCTGTTGCCAACAGCAACGCTGTGTCCACCAACAAGCCGCGTGGCCATTGGACGAGACTGGAGGTCGGGGAAGTTGAAGCTGCGATCTGATTGGTCGACGCGCTCCCTATAAATAGAGAAGGATTTCATTTATTCTCCAGCTGTAAATTAAAAAGTGTTTACTGCTCAATGTCGCTTCAGATAATATTTCCTTAACGAATTCATGTGGTAATATGAAAACTGTATCTTACATATGATTTAGTTAAAATGGTCCAGTTAGAGCTTGAAGCTGGaaaacaattaatcaatcatCACATTATATTTGTGTTGCCCTTATTCACTAATCACAATTGATCATATAGGGATTAACAAGGGGTGACATcttctgttcttaaccctcaacaagagtaaaactATCAAAACAACTATTATCAgcggaaaaaagagagagagataacatTAAAAGTACAGAGAGCTTCTTCAGTTTAAGATTTTTACATAATGGAGGTGAAGATCTTTGTGTGATCAATTCATGTGCTTGAAAAAGTTGTTTGGGCTGCAAACGGTTGAAACGAGTCATTCAGGGCAGGGAGTGTTGGTGGTAGAGAGCAAGACAGtcaaaatgaaacactgaatATCAAAGCACTGATCAATCTGACGCCTGTTTTATGTGCCTCAGTCACAGACCTTCTTAGCACTCTGGGGGGCTGTGACAGACTAACTCAGAAAAGATTGAAATCAAGCGTGACACCAGAGTTAATGTACGACAAGAACGTTCAGTGTAGACACACCACAGATCCATGACATGACGGTTCTCACTGTGGAAACTATACATTGCTGTGTGGGTGAGAGTTTCTggaaggttggtggtttgagTCCTGCCTCAAATCCACACATGGAAGTGTTCTTGGACAAGCCACTGAACCCCTGTGAGAATGTGCAAATGTGTATGATCTGTATATCAGTTTGAGTACCCATTCATTTAATAACCACAAACCCACATGACCAtactttcatattttattgGTTTAATAAGAGATCAAttcattcttgttataataaaaatgtggtTTGTCTGTAGGCAAATAAACATtgtacatgggaggaaaaaaaaaacttggacACATTTAGCAAGAAATCTACAATAgcaacaaataaatgaacacattttaaactgagagacagggagagaatgCAGCCATTCACACCACATGCTTTGTGCAATTCATTTCACACAGAAAAGTATCTGGTACCTTAAAATTGTCTATAAAATACAGCAGATATCTCTTTTCCTCATTTGGACATCATACCTACAAAGATCCTGCATGTTGTTAAAATATAAGTTGATGGCATTGATAGAAAACATAATTCAGGCATTAAGACAACATTAGATGAtttgaacataaaaaaaagttagACAACAAACATCACCCACCTTCCATCCTATTATAACTATGTGTAAGAATCATTATTAACTAATTTACTAATCTCTGAATGTTAACGCTTCATCACAAGATAAGCAATTGTCATGAATAAATAAGGACATAATTGGAAAGAACAATAACAGCTGATAAATAAAGAACACAGCTGATGTTTCCTGTGCTTCGCTCAGTGAACGCAACAAGGTGCTGGGTGTCCACTGCTTGAATGAGGTCACATTAGGAGGATGGGAAAAGAAATATCACCGTGAGACTTCAGTGCATTACTGGTTGCTCTTCAACTGTCCTCAGATATACAGAGAGGTTGGAGCACAGACCGTAAACCTGACATTCAGAAAACTGTTCCTTCTGCTGATGGCATTGTCTGTCCCCATCAAAGTTTAAGTCACATCCTAAAcggtgaaaaaaataaaacaaatatgaagaAAACAGGACTTTGACGTGGTGCGATCAGACGGCCGCAGGGGCGAGGCGGCTGATGAAGGCGATACTGCTGAGGCACATCCTCCTGAAGAAGGCGGGACAGGCAGGCTTCATGATGACATGCTCCAGAAGAATCCGCAGCTCGGTGAACAAGGTGCTGGAAGTGGAAAGACAATGTGTTTAATGCTCCACTCTGATAGTCAAACTGAGGGTTGTCATTCAATGCATCAGGTCATACTTGTCAGACGTCTTAGtacattttatataaatgacaaagaaatgGAAAATACACGTTTGCTTGGTTTTGTGGAACAATTTCATTTGGATTTAATATCATCTATTGATCAATTCAGGGAAAAAGAAGTCCAGCGTGATCTGTTTACCTTAGAGATCCAGCATTGATCTCTGCTGTCTCCTCTTGTTCTCTGGAATTATTGGCCGACTACATGTCTGCATGTTTCCCACAGTTTGTCAGTTTGATCAATACTGGATCTGACAGTTTGAAAATGATCAGTGAACCCTCATGGACAAAATGTACCAGTGACAGTTTCTGATTTACCTCAAACATACGTCTTACATGTCTGTACTGACATCTCCTGTTATCTGTATCTGAGATGAGTTGAGCTGATGTGGGACAGTAACAGCAATGCAGCCACATTATCGGATCCCATACATGCAAGGTCAAGACGTTCCTGTTGctttaaacatgtcaaacctTTGGCTGTTTTAGTTTTGGTTTGTATCAACTTTTTCTGCCAAATGATAAATGTCTAAGATTAGCAGGAGTTTAAAACACTCTTCAACCTTGATGATGTATATCATCATTAACATGAGATGTTATGATAATATTCTATTGTTACACATCTTACCGGCAGTATGGGT encodes the following:
- the bbs7 gene encoding Bardet-Biedl syndrome 7 protein, translating into MELHLNRVDYIQVGVTTQKTMRLLPALGKKASQKVAIADHDGIVTCFGMKKGEAVPVFKTLPGQKISRLDLGGAAGTPQEKIFVCSGSQVRGFTKKGKQFLTFDANLTENINAMHVSGADLFVCASYIYNHYCDCKDQDYYLSGDKINDIACLSSENLTRQIPVLACQDRVLRVLQGSELVYDIEVPGPPSVLERYNKDGGEDVLFGTTDGKIGLVQIGEQSAATKWEIDNEKKKGGILCIDTFDIIGDGVNDILVGRDDGTVEVYGFDSSSEPTLRFDHVLSESVTSIQGGCVGKESYDEVLTATYTGWVTGLTTEPQKAEAGPGDEVKMSKETQSKVEALRAELDQLQVKVLQGREQYQQTSQSSTAVSAVPVFSINDKFTLCQDDASYSLTLEVQTAIDNLLLQSDVPIDLLDVDKNSAVVSFSECDSEQPNGNFLLATYRCQANTTRLELKVRSIEGQYGTLQAYITPRLQPKTCQVRQYHIKPLSLHQRTHSIDQDRPMNRLSLVGQFSFAEIHSWVVFCLPEVPEKTPAGESITFHFHNTFLGTQLEANYCKGEGHFRSDNISTISILSDVLSKEATKRKINLNSSYDINDDSVSHTLKMIHPKLECQLLLARKVQLIDALKELQVHEGNADFLIPEYRNILDESADLLEEYKKQPAHLERLYGMITDLFIDKFKFKGQNVKTKVSSLLEILDNYDLNSLLDFFSEA